Below is a genomic region from Acetonema longum DSM 6540.
TGACGGTGGCCATCCATTGCCCCTGTTCCCGGCGTACCCGGTAGGCCAGACCGGCCTTGCGCAGCCGATAATCGGCAGTGTCAAAATACCGGGCCTCCAGCAAGTCTTCCTGCCAGTCGCCGGCCCGGTCCAATCCTTGTAACCGCTCTGACCGGACCAGCTTCTCCCAATCACCGCTGCCTATGACTCTCAATTTTAATTCTGTCTCCAAAAGTACCGACATATTCCCACCTCCTCTCAAGTCTGCATGCCTGTCTGCGTCAAATCAACCGCCGCTATATGAGCCAGGGTCTTGCCCGTAATATACCATCGCAATTTCCCTTTACCGGATTGAACTTCCCTAATGCTGAAGCCGGCGGCACTGGCCCGTTTAAAGGGCAGATAGACGCCGGCGATTCGTTCGGCCCAGGAGCTTAAGTAAGGCTCATGGCCGACGATCACCAGACTGTATCCCGGTGAAAGGACCGTCCAGCCGGCCGACAAGGTTTCCAGATCTCCCCGCGCTACTGCTTCGTATTCGGCCACAGCCAGTCCCCCCCAAGCTTCGGCTAGGATCTGAGCTGTCTGAAGGGCACGGGGCAAGGGACTGGACCAAATCGTGACATTATGCAAATCAATCAGCCGGCTGCGAGCCAAACCGATAGCAGCTTCCTGCACCCGCCTGCGTCCGGTCGGGGTTAATTCCCGCTGGCTTTCGCTGATCCGTGAGGATGGAGACTCGGCCTTACCGTGCCGCATAAGGATTAATTCCAAAAATTGCACCTCCGAATATAAAGGTCTGACTTCTCCTCGGAGGAATCGGCTTTGACTGCTGCTACTTTCATCATGTAAGGCACCTTTCCCATCCACCGTACTTTTATTATAAAAAAGCCGGCTGCTCGCCGGTCAGCTTTATGGTTTCCTGTTTATTCTAAATTATTCTCTGCCCACAGTGAATCTCCTGCCTGCCATGGCAGGATCTGCTTCCTGGAACAAAATTCCCGGCCTGAAGCTGCAGAGGATTTTTTACTGCGCCGCTGAATAAAATAAATTATATATTTAAGAAGAGAATAACGATAAACTTTTTATGTAAATTGGACAGCTTTTCTTGTTCCTCTCGATATCTTATGTCATACAATACAGCAGGGAGGTGTTTAGTTTGCCATTTGTGACTACAGAACAGAAGCTACTGGCCATTGTGGCTCATCTGGCGTATTTCTTCGGCGGCCTGGGCTTTGTCATTGCTCCTTTAGCCATCCTGATCTGGAAAAGAGAAGATCCTTTTATCTATCATCATGCCAAGCAGGCGCTGGTTGTCCAAGGCGTCTTATTGATCGCAAGCCTGGCAGTGGGGCTTTTATCCATGCTGCTGGTCGGTCTCCTGTTGGTCCCGATCCTGGTCCTGGCCGGCATTGCCCTGGTTGTTACTTCGCTGTTTGCCGCCTATAATGCTTTAAACGGCGAATTATATCGCTATCCGCTGATTCAGTCCCTTGTTGACAGGCTCTAAGAGACCGGTGGAAAAGGCCTTTGGCAGTGATAAGCCGCATCTTCGCTAAAAAGATGCGGCTTATCGTTGGTATTGATGTTACCCCACCGCATAGTCCGGTGAAAATTCCAGATGATATGACATCCCCAGATCGGCAAACTCCATGTTTTCCAGTAACGTCATACTCTTTTCCTCCTTCCTTATCATTCAGTTGCCTAAAACACAAAAAGCCTACTGCCTGTAAGATCGCAGGCACGCAGGCTTCTTCGCCGATAATACATATTTTGTTTTTGCATTTCCGTATTCGTGTATTCTTGTATTTTATAATACTACAACATCATCCTGCTTACAATAGTATCTCTCTATTTTTTTACGACATCCTGGTATTTTCCGCAGCTGAAATGAGACAAAATGCCAGTTGTGAAGGAGGACTGAGATTGTTACACTATAGTTATACTTTCTAAAAATACCACAGTTGGTGCCTTAAGGAGGGATACCATGCTCTTACATACACCGCGCAAAGCCTGTTTTTGCTCTATATCCCTGACTCTATGGTTCCTGTTTTTTTCCTTATATCCGGTTGGGTCGGCCAGCCTGCAGCTGCCGCCATCTCCGCCGCCTCACCAGGGATGGCAGGCGCAAGTCACTTTCCCTGAAGCCGATCCGACCAGCCGCATCCATGCCCGGGGCCGTTTAACCTTCCGGGCCTATCAGGGACAGGGGTCCCTTGCCATTGAAAACCAAGGCGCAACCGGCGCCATACTCTCGGTTAACGGCCGGACCGTGGATATCAGCCCGGCTTTGCGGCAGTCTGCGGGACGGGCCGAGATTGATATCAGCCGCTATACCGTCAATGGTATCAACACGTTAAAGGTAGTGAATATTATGCCGCAAGGCAGCCGGCTGGGAATCAAAATCCCTTATCCTACCCTGACTTACGGTCAGCCGGCAGAAGTGGGATTTTCCCCCGAAAAACTGGCCAAAATAGACGATCTGATCAACCAGGAGGTTCGGCAGGGCTTCCCGGGCGCTGTCCTGACTATTGTCCGCCACGGCAAAATTGTCAAGCATACTGCCTACGGCCACCGGCAAAAGTATAACGGCTCCCAGACCCTTGTTCCCCCGGCGGCCATGACCCCGGACACCCTGTTCGATCTGGCCTCTAACACCAAAGCCTTTGCCGTCAATTTGGCCATGCAAAAATTAGTCAGCGAGAAAAGAATCGCCCTCGATGACCCTCTGTCCAAGTATCTGCGCGGCTTTCGAGGCGGCGGACGGGAACGGATCACCATTCGCCAGGTACTGACCCATTCGGCGGGTTATGCGCCGGAAGTGCGCTTTTTTGATCCGAAAAAGACAGCCGGCAAAGGCCTTTATTCCCTCGACCGCCAGACCACCCAAAGGCTCTTGCATAAAATTCCCCTGGAGTATAAACCCGGAACCAAAACCATATACAGTGATACCGACTATATTTTACTGGGTTTTCTGATTGAAACCGTGACCGGCCAGCGTCTGGACGCCTATGTGGAAAATGAAATCTACCTTCCCCTGGGGCTCAAAAGCACTCTGTTTAACCCTCTGGCGAAAGGATTTACTCCGGATCAGTTCGCCGCCACTGAACGCAACGGCAATACCAGGGACTTTCACGTCCGGTTCCCCGGCATCCGGACTCATACCCTGCTGGGGGAAGTCCATGATGAAAAGGCCTTCTACTCCTTAGGCGGTGTCTCCGGACATGCGGGGCTCTTTTCCCGCACCCTTGATTTGGCGGTGCTGTCCCAGGTCATCTTAAACGGCGGCGGCTACGGCAATTATCGCCTGTGCGATCCCCTGACCCTGGAACAGTTCACCCGCACCAGTGATTCAGACAGCCATTATGGCCTGGGCTGGGATAAAAACAATATCTGGGAATTCGGTCCTTATGCCAGCGGCCGGGCCGTGGGACACAGCGGCTGGACCGGCACCGTAACCTGCATTGACCCGGAATATGACCTGGCGATCATTTTGCTGACCAATAAAGTTCATGCCCCGGTGGATTCCAAAAACCACCATCAGTTTACCACCTCCAACTTTGAAACCGGCAAATATGGCAGTATCATGTCTCTAGTGTATGAGGCACTTCTCGAAAAGCATTAAACCACGGCAATGTTGCCATAATCGGCAATGGTCTTGTTGATCAGTCCCACGATTTCTGCCCAGCCCAGGTCGAGAGCCTTTTGCCGCAGTTTTTGCAGCTTATCCAGTTTCGGCAACTGATGGCTGATGCCGGTATAGGATTCCATGAAACTAACGCCCGCTCTGGTGATTAATACATCATCAATGGATACCTGAGTTGGGTTAGCCTCATCATCGCCGATTTTTATACTGGCGCCGCTGATTAATCCTTCTGTATACAAGATATTGATTGCCCGCTGGAAACTCTCTTCCTCCATCTGCAGCGACGCCGGGGAAATCTGCCCCGGCTGCGGCGCCACACTATTAAGCTCCACATAGACCGCGACCAAGACCTTTGCAGCTTCTTCCCGCACTGTCCTCACCTCTATTTATTTCTCAGCAAGGCTGCAGATGCAGCCCCTACTATGAGTATATGCCGTGGAAGTGCAAAAAGTAGAAAAAGACAGGATGCCCTATTCCAAGAAAGCTAGTTTGCTTGGAATAGGGCATCCTGTCTTTTTACACTGCCGAAAATAAAGATCTATTTTTGCACAATCTTACGCAGTCTGGGCGCCAGCAGCAGAGCAATAACAATGCCTGCACCTGAAGTCATCAGCGAACCGGGTATATTGCCCAGAGCCACCGTCAAACTTCCGGTTACCTGCCACCAGGCAAGGATATAGCCGCCCAGCGTCCAGGCGGCAGCCAGGAAGCAGCCAAGAGCAGCCCGCCCAAGCCATTTGCCGAATGGCTTGGGCCCCGCCGCCTTAGACGGCCAAATGCCATGGGCAACGGTTCCGGCAATAAAGCCGGCGCCTCCCTTGATGATAAAGGACCAAAGGGTATAAGGCGAAAATCCCAGCAGCAAATCAAACAGGGCGGAACCAATCGCCCCTGAAAGCCCGGCGTATACCCCGCCAAAGAGCAAGGCTACCGTTAACATCGCTCCGGTGCCAAGGTGAACCATCGCCCCTACCCCGAAGGGGATCTTGATAGTAGTAGCCATGGCGCATAGGGCGGCAAAGACTCCAATATAGACAACATCCTTCACCGTAAATAACCGTTTTTCACTCATTTCTCTGCAACTCCTCATTGATCACTGTTCTGGGAATCTTGATACAACCAGGCCAGAGCCCTTTCCAGCAGTACGCCTTCCCGCACCGGTGCGCCGGCGGCAAAGGTGATTCTGATGGCCTGCTCGACAAAACCGGCCGCTTTCTGTATAGCATCCGACAGACTGGATTGCTGCAGCAGTGCTCCTGCCAGCACACTGGCAAAAATATCGCCTGTTCCCGGATAGCTTACCGGAATGCGGGGGCTGGCCACCTGCCAAAAACGGCCGGTGCTGCGTTCAAAGCCCATATTCAGCAATTTTTCCTGTTGGGGAATCCCGGTCATGACGATTTTGTCAGGGCCCAGATCGGCTAGGGAAATCAGCCAATCCTGCAGCGCAGCCGGTTCCGCAATATCTTCTTCATAGGGTTTCTCCAGCAAAAAGCAAGCCTCGGTATAGTTAGGCGTAATCACATCGGCCTTTTGAATCAGCTTCCGCATATGCTCCTGCATCCGGGGAGTATACACCGAATATAGCTTTCCTTTGTCCCCCATCACCGGATCCACCAGAACCATGGGCCGGTTTTTGGAAAATACATCAATAAAATCTGCCACCACGTCGATTTGCCGCTCCGAAGCCAAAAAGCCGCTATAGATGCAATCAAAGGATATATTTTCCATCTTCCAGTGCCGGAAAGAATCCCCCATGTGATCGGTCAAATCGGCAAAAGCCACATTTTTAAAGCCGCCCAGGTGGGTACTTAAGATTGCTGTAGGCAATGGGCACACCTGGATGCCCATGCAGGAGAGGGTGGGAATAATTACAGTCAGCGAGCAGCGGCCAAAACAGGACAGATCATGCACCGCTGCTATCCGGGGCATATTCATAGGCAGCCGTGCCTCCTTCCTCGCTCATTTCATCCATCTGCAGCA
It encodes:
- a CDS encoding DUF4870 domain-containing protein, whose amino-acid sequence is MTTEQKLLAIVAHLAYFFGGLGFVIAPLAILIWKREDPFIYHHAKQALVVQGVLLIASLAVGLLSMLLVGLLLVPILVLAGIALVVTSLFAAYNALNGELYRYPLIQSLVDRL
- a CDS encoding YjcQ family protein; this translates as MREEAAKVLVAVYVELNSVAPQPGQISPASLQMEEESFQRAINILYTEGLISGASIKIGDDEANPTQVSIDDVLITRAGVSFMESYTGISHQLPKLDKLQKLRQKALDLGWAEIVGLINKTIADYGNIAVV
- a CDS encoding ECF transporter S component, coding for MSEKRLFTVKDVVYIGVFAALCAMATTIKIPFGVGAMVHLGTGAMLTVALLFGGVYAGLSGAIGSALFDLLLGFSPYTLWSFIIKGGAGFIAGTVAHGIWPSKAAGPKPFGKWLGRAALGCFLAAAWTLGGYILAWWQVTGSLTVALGNIPGSLMTSGAGIVIALLLAPRLRKIVQK
- a CDS encoding SixA phosphatase family protein, encoding MELILMRHGKAESPSSRISESQRELTPTGRRRVQEAAIGLARSRLIDLHNVTIWSSPLPRALQTAQILAEAWGGLAVAEYEAVARGDLETLSAGWTVLSPGYSLVIVGHEPYLSSWAERIAGVYLPFKRASAAGFSIREVQSGKGKLRWYITGKTLAHIAAVDLTQTGMQT
- the pbp4b gene encoding penicillin binding protein PBP4B; translation: MLLHTPRKACFCSISLTLWFLFFSLYPVGSASLQLPPSPPPHQGWQAQVTFPEADPTSRIHARGRLTFRAYQGQGSLAIENQGATGAILSVNGRTVDISPALRQSAGRAEIDISRYTVNGINTLKVVNIMPQGSRLGIKIPYPTLTYGQPAEVGFSPEKLAKIDDLINQEVRQGFPGAVLTIVRHGKIVKHTAYGHRQKYNGSQTLVPPAAMTPDTLFDLASNTKAFAVNLAMQKLVSEKRIALDDPLSKYLRGFRGGGRERITIRQVLTHSAGYAPEVRFFDPKKTAGKGLYSLDRQTTQRLLHKIPLEYKPGTKTIYSDTDYILLGFLIETVTGQRLDAYVENEIYLPLGLKSTLFNPLAKGFTPDQFAATERNGNTRDFHVRFPGIRTHTLLGEVHDEKAFYSLGGVSGHAGLFSRTLDLAVLSQVILNGGGYGNYRLCDPLTLEQFTRTSDSDSHYGLGWDKNNIWEFGPYASGRAVGHSGWTGTVTCIDPEYDLAIILLTNKVHAPVDSKNHHQFTTSNFETGKYGSIMSLVYEALLEKH
- a CDS encoding pyridoxamine kinase; translation: MNMPRIAAVHDLSCFGRCSLTVIIPTLSCMGIQVCPLPTAILSTHLGGFKNVAFADLTDHMGDSFRHWKMENISFDCIYSGFLASERQIDVVADFIDVFSKNRPMVLVDPVMGDKGKLYSVYTPRMQEHMRKLIQKADVITPNYTEACFLLEKPYEEDIAEPAALQDWLISLADLGPDKIVMTGIPQQEKLLNMGFERSTGRFWQVASPRIPVSYPGTGDIFASVLAGALLQQSSLSDAIQKAAGFVEQAIRITFAAGAPVREGVLLERALAWLYQDSQNSDQ